A window of the Bdellovibrionales bacterium genome harbors these coding sequences:
- a CDS encoding peptide chain release factor 3: MLATPVVQKEIQRRRTFAIISHPDAGKTTLTEKLLYHGGVIHETGEVKGKQGSKAVTSDWMELERQKGISITSSVMTFDYNQLRVNLLDTPGHKDFSEDTYRVLMAVESACMLIDVAKGVEERTKKLYEVCRLRHIPIFTFVNKLDREGKDPLTLIDEVEKTLNMQCYPVTWPLGIGQRFRGIYNRLTKEIWVYDQRREEVEDYKIIPFEPGKDDAILYDYLDKESADQVIGELELIEGALPPFDVQAFLSGEISPVTFGSAKQNFGVDTFLNFFTQYAPGPQPRKTKDDKMMDPCDANFTGFVFKIQANMDRRHRDRIAFIRICSGKFDRGMKVQHSRLERELRLSYASQFVAADKETIEDAYAGDIVGVGDTGNFAIGDCVSASGKVRFEDIPKFAPELFGKLSVRDALKRQKMQEALKHLSEEGAIQLFYDPVFGPQDPIVGAVGELQFEVLIHRLQDEYNLEVKLNRLPFTVARWPRVDGKSVDQLNGGFTIYRDMIEQPVILLNQEWDLNWAQRENPKVEFATSISRAR, from the coding sequence ATGCTCGCAACTCCCGTTGTTCAAAAAGAAATCCAAAGACGTCGCACTTTTGCGATCATCTCGCATCCCGATGCCGGAAAAACCACGCTGACTGAGAAGCTTCTCTATCACGGTGGCGTGATCCATGAAACGGGCGAGGTGAAAGGCAAGCAGGGCTCCAAAGCCGTGACGTCCGACTGGATGGAACTTGAAAGACAAAAAGGGATCTCGATCACATCATCTGTGATGACGTTTGATTACAATCAACTGCGCGTAAACCTTCTCGATACTCCGGGGCATAAAGATTTCTCTGAAGATACTTACCGCGTTTTGATGGCCGTTGAGTCTGCCTGCATGCTGATTGACGTTGCCAAGGGCGTTGAGGAGCGAACTAAAAAACTTTACGAAGTTTGCCGCCTTCGCCATATTCCGATTTTCACGTTCGTGAACAAACTTGATCGCGAGGGGAAAGATCCGCTCACGCTGATTGATGAAGTTGAAAAAACCCTCAACATGCAATGCTACCCAGTGACTTGGCCACTCGGCATCGGTCAGCGCTTCCGTGGTATCTACAATCGCTTGACCAAAGAAATCTGGGTCTACGATCAGCGCCGTGAAGAAGTGGAAGATTACAAAATCATTCCTTTTGAGCCAGGTAAAGACGATGCGATCTTGTACGACTACCTCGATAAAGAATCCGCGGACCAAGTGATCGGAGAGCTCGAGCTTATCGAAGGGGCTCTTCCGCCGTTTGACGTTCAGGCCTTCCTGAGCGGCGAAATTTCGCCGGTGACGTTTGGGTCTGCAAAACAGAACTTCGGCGTGGATACGTTCCTTAATTTCTTTACTCAATACGCGCCGGGCCCGCAGCCGCGCAAAACCAAAGACGACAAAATGATGGATCCTTGCGATGCGAACTTCACAGGTTTCGTATTTAAGATCCAAGCCAACATGGACCGTCGTCACCGTGACCGTATTGCCTTTATCCGCATTTGCTCAGGAAAATTCGACCGCGGCATGAAAGTGCAGCACTCGCGTTTAGAACGTGAACTGCGTTTGTCTTACGCGAGCCAATTCGTTGCTGCTGACAAAGAAACCATCGAAGATGCCTACGCCGGGGATATCGTCGGCGTTGGTGATACCGGCAATTTCGCCATCGGCGACTGCGTTTCAGCCAGTGGCAAGGTCCGCTTCGAAGACATTCCAAAATTCGCACCGGAGCTTTTCGGTAAGCTTTCCGTGCGCGACGCTTTAAAACGCCAGAAGATGCAAGAGGCCCTCAAACACTTGTCAGAAGAAGGTGCGATCCAGCTCTTCTACGATCCGGTGTTCGGTCCGCAGGATCCTATCGTGGGTGCGGTCGGTGAACTCCAGTTTGAAGTTCTGATCCATCGCCTGCAAGACGAATACAACCTTGAAGTGAAATTGAACCGCTTGCCGTTCACGGTGGCTCGTTGGCCGCGTGTCGACGGAAAGTCCGTGGATCAACTGAATGGTGGATTTACAATCTATCGCGACATGATCGAGCAACCGGTGATTTTGCTGAATCAAGAGTGGGATCTAAACTGGGCTCAACGTGAAAATCCAAAAGTAGAATTTGCAACCTCTATCAGCCGAGCACGCTAA
- a CDS encoding KH domain-containing protein codes for MENLKDLVEFMAKSLVDKPEHVEVDEIPGQQTTLLALKVDKEDLGKVIGKQGKTAAAMRTIIRAAGTKLNKRYHLDIVE; via the coding sequence ATGGAAAATCTTAAAGACCTCGTTGAATTTATGGCGAAATCTTTGGTTGATAAACCAGAGCACGTAGAAGTCGACGAGATCCCTGGACAACAAACAACTTTATTGGCTTTGAAAGTTGATAAAGAAGATCTGGGTAAAGTTATCGGTAAGCAAGGTAAGACTGCAGCTGCAATGAGAACAATCATTCGCGCAGCGGGCACTAAGCTGAACAAACGTTACCACCTTGATATCGTTGAGTAG
- a CDS encoding RNA methyltransferase: MAEKPYVPRLAIGLVHYPIEDKEKKIVATNITNFDIHDIARAARMYQVENYYLIHPMQEQLMFVERVLDHWRTGQGAKFNPSRKRALERVKTAESFEKAFLDWGVPEAMTVATHARPIEGVETLSFRGIRERMHDEKRPCFLLFGTGYGLTEEFMKGCSAILEPIKGAPPDDFRHLSVRSAVSICLDRIMGSW, encoded by the coding sequence ATGGCTGAGAAACCATATGTGCCGAGGCTGGCAATTGGCCTTGTTCACTATCCAATTGAAGATAAAGAAAAGAAAATCGTTGCGACCAATATCACAAATTTTGATATTCATGACATTGCGCGTGCTGCGCGTATGTATCAGGTAGAAAATTATTACCTGATACATCCGATGCAGGAACAGCTGATGTTTGTCGAGCGGGTGTTAGATCACTGGAGAACCGGTCAGGGAGCGAAGTTCAACCCATCTCGCAAGCGTGCCTTGGAGCGAGTAAAAACTGCCGAAAGCTTCGAAAAAGCCTTCCTCGATTGGGGGGTTCCTGAGGCCATGACTGTGGCCACCCACGCGCGCCCTATTGAGGGGGTTGAGACCTTGAGTTTCCGGGGGATACGCGAGCGGATGCATGACGAAAAAAGGCCGTGTTTTCTGCTATTTGGGACCGGTTATGGGCTCACCGAAGAGTTCATGAAAGGCTGCTCGGCGATCCTCGAGCCGATCAAAGGGGCTCCGCCGGATGATTTTCGTCACTTATCAGTTCGATCTGCCGTAAGTATCTGTCTTGACCGCATCATGGGGTCATGGTAA
- a CDS encoding ABC transporter permease: protein MATGFITLFTREIKRFMKVVVQTVVTPFVSSFLYLLVFGVSLGSQVQVHGGVPYLAFLIPGLMMMGLMNNAFQNSSSSIVSSKFSGDLEDIRVAPITNQQIIWAMSLGGVVRGGLVALVTYLVGAVFYYFQQHEVLTILHPLALIYFVIIGGLIFGMIGIAVAFWANSFDQLSAFSAFVLLPLTYLGGVFISVESLHPFWQVVAKLNPLLYLINGLRYGVLGVSDVDITLSVILSLIGFVVFYGVSLLALRKGSFQRW from the coding sequence ATGGCCACAGGTTTTATCACTCTTTTCACGCGCGAAATTAAGCGCTTTATGAAAGTCGTCGTACAAACGGTTGTGACTCCTTTTGTGAGCTCCTTCTTGTACTTGCTTGTGTTTGGCGTGTCCTTGGGGTCTCAGGTTCAGGTTCATGGCGGTGTTCCGTATCTGGCGTTTTTGATTCCAGGTCTTATGATGATGGGTCTGATGAACAATGCTTTTCAAAATTCGTCGTCATCAATCGTCTCCTCAAAATTCTCAGGCGATCTTGAGGATATTCGCGTAGCTCCGATCACCAACCAACAAATCATCTGGGCGATGAGTCTGGGTGGGGTTGTTCGTGGCGGTCTCGTGGCGCTTGTGACGTATTTGGTGGGAGCGGTGTTTTACTACTTCCAGCAGCATGAGGTTCTCACTATTCTTCATCCGTTGGCGTTGATTTATTTCGTCATCATAGGTGGCTTGATTTTTGGAATGATTGGGATCGCCGTGGCTTTCTGGGCCAACAGCTTTGACCAATTAAGTGCATTCAGTGCTTTTGTGCTTTTACCATTAACCTATTTGGGTGGGGTTTTTATCTCTGTCGAGAGCCTCCATCCATTTTGGCAAGTGGTTGCGAAACTCAATCCGCTTTTATACCTCATTAACGGCCTTCGTTACGGCGTTCTTGGGGTGAGTGACGTGGATATCACCCTCTCGGTGATATTGAGTCTCATTGGCTTTGTGGTGTTTTACGGAGTTTCTTTATTGGCACTTCGTAAAGGCTCCTTCCAAAGATGGTAA
- a CDS encoding ABC transporter ATP-binding protein: MSNPLEIQNLKKSYGTGSFAVEAVRDVSFEVRPSEIFGLLGPNGAGKTTIISIVTTLEKPTSGSAKVFGEDVGENPMFTKRQIGVVHQEVINSGYFDVEEILEFQSGYYGFHKNTERIHFLLHKLNLFEHRRKKVKQLSGGMKRRLMIAKALVHNPKLLLLDEPTAGVDISLRETLWDFVRELKKEGMSILLTTHYLEEAEMLCDRVGIINRGKVETMGPTKGIIKDFTQREMILTLNRDITVPKEMLLEKNENTYRLLVPSGSNVGKVLTDLHVESSMISDIEIKEGSLEQAFLRVLKTPEKSVKPKEVHS, from the coding sequence ATGTCAAACCCACTGGAAATACAAAACCTCAAGAAATCCTATGGAACCGGAAGTTTCGCAGTGGAAGCTGTCCGCGACGTCAGCTTCGAAGTTCGGCCCTCAGAAATTTTCGGATTGCTCGGTCCCAATGGCGCCGGCAAGACGACGATTATTTCAATTGTCACAACACTCGAGAAACCGACTTCGGGATCTGCCAAGGTCTTCGGTGAAGACGTTGGTGAAAATCCGATGTTCACAAAACGCCAAATCGGTGTTGTTCATCAAGAAGTGATCAATTCCGGATACTTTGATGTTGAAGAGATTCTCGAATTTCAATCGGGTTACTACGGCTTTCATAAAAACACCGAGCGTATTCATTTCTTATTGCACAAATTAAATCTCTTTGAACATCGCCGTAAAAAAGTAAAGCAACTCTCAGGCGGTATGAAGCGCCGATTGATGATTGCAAAGGCCCTTGTGCATAATCCAAAATTATTACTTTTGGACGAACCGACGGCCGGCGTAGATATCAGCCTCCGTGAAACATTGTGGGATTTTGTTCGTGAACTTAAAAAAGAAGGAATGAGCATTTTACTCACGACTCACTATCTAGAAGAAGCTGAAATGCTTTGCGATCGCGTGGGTATTATCAACCGTGGTAAAGTCGAAACGATGGGACCAACGAAAGGAATCATCAAAGACTTCACTCAGCGTGAAATGATCCTGACTCTCAATCGCGACATCACTGTGCCAAAAGAAATGCTCCTTGAGAAAAATGAGAACACTTACAGACTTTTGGTGCCGTCAGGGTCGAACGTCGGCAAAGTGCTCACGGACCTCCATGTGGAAAGCTCTATGATCAGCGATATCGAAATCAAAGAGGGCAGTCTTGAGCAGGCCTTCCTGCGTGTTCTTAAAACGCCGGAAAAAAGTGTTAAGCCCAAGGAGGTTCACTCATGA
- a CDS encoding NADP-dependent oxidoreductase: MKVARIYSYGGSDEIKIEDSEQPQISKNEVLVKIHDAGINPIDWKIREGYMKPATPHFPLTLGQDFSGDVIDVGGKVSGFKKGDRVFGFAHGSYAEFATATPEKIALIPKSLDYETAASIPTAGLTAWQLLIQEGHVKADQNVLIHGAAGGVGSFACQIAIWKKANVIATAAADDIPYLQKLGVKKIIDYKTKRFEEFAKDIDIVIDLVGGDTLSRSYQLMKKRGIALSTVGSYKDSEASKFGAHGVNFVMTPNAKDLAELASLVANKTLKPRVSEILPLTDVKRAQDLNQKGHTHGKVLLRMM; this comes from the coding sequence ATGAAAGTCGCACGCATTTACTCTTATGGCGGTTCTGACGAAATTAAAATTGAGGACTCAGAACAACCCCAAATCAGCAAGAACGAAGTCTTAGTCAAAATTCACGATGCCGGTATCAACCCCATCGACTGGAAAATCCGCGAAGGTTACATGAAGCCGGCCACTCCGCACTTTCCACTCACTCTCGGCCAGGACTTCTCAGGCGATGTCATCGACGTCGGCGGTAAAGTCAGCGGCTTTAAAAAAGGCGACCGTGTCTTTGGCTTTGCCCATGGCTCTTACGCCGAGTTTGCAACAGCGACACCGGAAAAGATCGCCTTGATTCCAAAGTCATTGGACTATGAAACGGCGGCCTCGATTCCTACGGCGGGACTGACTGCATGGCAGCTCCTGATCCAAGAAGGCCACGTGAAAGCCGATCAGAACGTGCTCATTCATGGTGCTGCTGGTGGCGTGGGCTCTTTCGCCTGCCAAATCGCCATCTGGAAGAAAGCCAATGTCATTGCAACGGCGGCGGCCGACGACATCCCGTATTTACAAAAATTGGGAGTTAAAAAGATCATTGATTATAAAACAAAACGCTTCGAGGAGTTCGCCAAGGACATCGACATCGTTATCGACCTCGTCGGCGGCGACACACTTTCGCGCTCCTATCAGCTGATGAAGAAACGCGGAATTGCGCTATCGACCGTCGGCAGCTACAAAGATTCTGAAGCGAGCAAGTTCGGCGCCCACGGTGTCAACTTTGTGATGACTCCGAACGCAAAGGATCTTGCAGAGCTGGCAAGCCTCGTGGCTAATAAAACTCTTAAGCCCCGCGTGAGTGAAATCCTCCCGCTAACAGACGTGAAGAGAGCCCAGGATCTCAACCAAAAGGGGCACACCCACGGAAAAGTTCTGCTGCGAATGATGTAA
- the rpsP gene encoding 30S ribosomal protein S16, which produces MAVVIRLARTGAKHTPKYRITVADSRRYVTGKHLEVIGTYIPTPQGADQKVKIDMEKYNEWVKKGAQPSDRVKHVVKLAQTAK; this is translated from the coding sequence ATGGCAGTTGTTATTCGTTTGGCTCGTACTGGTGCAAAACACACCCCTAAATACCGTATCACAGTGGCAGATTCTCGCCGTTATGTGACTGGTAAGCACCTCGAAGTTATCGGTACTTACATCCCAACACCACAAGGTGCTGACCAAAAAGTCAAAATCGACATGGAAAAGTACAATGAGTGGGTTAAAAAAGGCGCTCAGCCTTCAGACCGCGTAAAACACGTGGTTAAGCTTGCTCAAACAGCAAAGTAA
- a CDS encoding DMT family transporter, which yields MEKRRAIRDLIIATLLWGFGFVATVWALRAYSPVEILIYRFGLAAIFGVLILFVLTKGRVPWSGSEMRLAAPAGFLLAVMQLTQAQGLLTTTATKSGFITSLYVVLIPLIEILFLKKRSSLQIYFFSFLALAGTFLLAGGHYEALAIGDLWTFACAVLAAIHIIYIGKVAPGIADAFRFNVLQSIVAAVALLPFLLTQPKIALPTSDLLPNLGILSLIFGSSLLAFFLQVRAQRHLPNSMASMVSLLESPFAAGFGILLLAETLGSVQISGAVLILLSSASSIVFDKT from the coding sequence TTGGAAAAACGCCGGGCTATCCGCGATTTGATCATAGCAACTCTCCTCTGGGGTTTTGGTTTCGTCGCCACAGTATGGGCGCTACGAGCTTACTCTCCTGTGGAGATCTTGATCTATCGCTTTGGTCTGGCCGCCATCTTTGGAGTTCTGATTCTGTTTGTTTTGACAAAAGGCCGCGTGCCATGGTCCGGGAGTGAAATGCGCCTGGCAGCTCCTGCAGGATTTCTCTTGGCAGTGATGCAGCTGACGCAAGCTCAAGGTCTGCTCACGACCACAGCGACAAAGAGCGGTTTTATCACCAGCTTGTATGTCGTCCTCATTCCACTCATCGAGATTTTATTTCTAAAGAAGCGAAGCTCGTTGCAGATCTATTTCTTTTCATTCTTGGCGCTCGCAGGAACATTCTTGCTGGCGGGCGGGCATTACGAAGCCTTGGCTATCGGTGACTTATGGACTTTTGCCTGCGCAGTTCTTGCAGCGATTCATATTATTTATATCGGTAAAGTGGCGCCAGGAATCGCTGACGCCTTCAGATTCAATGTTCTTCAATCGATCGTGGCAGCAGTTGCATTGCTGCCATTTTTACTGACCCAACCGAAGATCGCTCTTCCAACTTCTGACTTGCTACCAAATCTAGGAATTTTAAGTCTGATCTTCGGTTCAAGCCTTCTCGCCTTCTTCCTGCAAGTGCGAGCACAGAGGCATTTGCCTAACAGCATGGCCTCTATGGTCTCGCTTTTGGAATCACCTTTCGCCGCAGGCTTCGGAATTCTTCTGCTAGCCGAGACGCTGGGTTCCGTGCAGATCTCTGGAGCCGTTCTCATTTTGCTCTCGTCCGCAAGCTCTATTGTTTTTGATAAAACATAA
- the rimM gene encoding 16S rRNA processing protein RimM gives MKLVGKVKDAHGLRGELYVLIFSGEVPWAKKLKTFELRSPKTGEAVTFDVEKMKPFKQGLILKPATMADRNAAEAVKGHEFYIPADIFVSKPGETIFLNEIMDFMVKNVAQENIGPIKGFSSNGAQDLLVVETAKGKAEVPFVEAFIKKIDFKHKTVVMDLPEGLLDIENI, from the coding sequence ATGAAATTAGTTGGAAAAGTAAAAGATGCGCATGGACTCAGAGGTGAACTCTACGTCCTTATTTTCTCTGGCGAAGTGCCTTGGGCAAAAAAGCTTAAGACCTTCGAACTGCGTTCACCAAAAACCGGTGAGGCTGTCACTTTCGATGTTGAGAAAATGAAGCCATTTAAGCAAGGCCTCATTCTAAAGCCGGCAACGATGGCCGATAGAAATGCGGCTGAAGCTGTCAAGGGACACGAGTTCTATATCCCAGCTGATATTTTCGTCTCTAAACCGGGCGAGACGATCTTCCTCAATGAGATCATGGATTTCATGGTGAAAAACGTGGCTCAGGAAAACATCGGCCCTATCAAAGGCTTCTCTTCAAACGGCGCTCAGGATTTGCTTGTAGTTGAAACTGCAAAAGGTAAGGCCGAGGTTCCATTTGTAGAAGCGTTCATTAAAAAAATTGATTTCAAACATAAAACCGTGGTGATGGATTTGCCTGAAGGCCTTTTAGATATCGAGAACATCTAA
- the ffh gene encoding signal recognition particle protein encodes MFENLSDKIMTSLKKVRGQNKISESNIEEAIKEIRLSLLEADVNFKVVKSFIDKVKAKALGQEVLTNVNPGQQFVKIVHDELVNVLGGGAVDVNVRENPSVIFLVGLQGAGKTTTSAKLSLYVRQKLGKKPGLVPADIYRPAAIEQLQTLAKANNIPCFPTQAGQKPEEILEQSKKWARDNMVDVVIVDTAGRLQIDDQLMTELQNLKSIWSPQEVLLVADAMLGQQSVNVAEGFHQRLGLTGLVLTKVDGDARGGAALSIREVTGIPIKFLGVGEKVAALEVFHPDRLASRILDMGDVLSLVEKAQEVIDEKSARESARKMAKNEFDLEDFLAQIQQLKKLGGMESLLKFLPGMGELSKQLKNMTPPDQEIKKLEAIIRSMTPQERKNHKILNASRRQRIASGSGTQVQDVNKLIKQFEDAKKMMSGLMKMGMGRGGGMKFPF; translated from the coding sequence ATGTTCGAGAATCTGTCAGATAAAATTATGACGAGCCTGAAAAAGGTCCGCGGCCAAAATAAAATCTCCGAGAGCAACATCGAAGAGGCGATCAAAGAAATCCGCCTGAGCTTGCTTGAGGCCGACGTGAACTTCAAAGTGGTGAAGTCCTTTATTGATAAAGTAAAAGCCAAAGCCCTCGGCCAGGAGGTTCTCACAAATGTGAATCCTGGACAGCAGTTTGTTAAAATTGTTCACGACGAACTCGTCAATGTTCTTGGCGGTGGCGCCGTGGACGTGAATGTCCGTGAAAATCCAAGTGTGATCTTCCTCGTCGGTCTTCAAGGGGCCGGTAAAACGACGACCTCTGCAAAATTAAGCCTCTACGTGCGCCAGAAGCTCGGCAAAAAGCCGGGTCTTGTGCCAGCGGACATCTATCGTCCGGCGGCGATTGAGCAATTGCAGACGCTCGCGAAAGCGAACAATATTCCCTGTTTCCCGACTCAGGCTGGTCAAAAGCCGGAAGAAATTCTCGAGCAGTCTAAAAAATGGGCGCGCGATAATATGGTCGACGTGGTGATTGTGGATACGGCCGGTCGTTTGCAAATCGACGATCAATTAATGACGGAGTTGCAGAACTTAAAAAGCATCTGGTCTCCGCAAGAAGTCTTGCTCGTGGCCGATGCGATGCTCGGGCAACAGTCAGTCAATGTGGCCGAAGGTTTCCATCAACGCTTGGGGCTGACAGGTCTTGTTCTCACGAAAGTGGACGGGGATGCCCGTGGGGGGGCGGCTCTCAGTATTCGTGAAGTCACCGGGATTCCGATTAAATTCCTCGGTGTGGGTGAAAAAGTGGCAGCACTCGAAGTGTTCCATCCAGATCGTTTGGCTTCGAGAATTTTGGACATGGGTGACGTTTTGTCCCTGGTCGAAAAAGCACAGGAAGTGATCGATGAAAAGTCCGCGCGTGAAAGCGCTCGCAAAATGGCGAAGAACGAATTCGATCTCGAAGATTTCCTCGCGCAGATTCAGCAATTGAAAAAGCTCGGTGGTATGGAGAGCTTGCTGAAATTTTTACCGGGCATGGGCGAGCTTTCGAAGCAGCTTAAGAACATGACTCCACCAGATCAGGAAATTAAAAAACTTGAGGCCATCATTCGTTCGATGACCCCTCAAGAGCGAAAAAACCACAAGATATTAAATGCTTCGCGTCGCCAACGAATTGCGAGCGGTAGCGGAACGCAAGTTCAAGACGTCAATAAGCTGATTAAGCAGTTTGAAGACGCAAAGAAAATGATGAGCGGGCTCATGAAAATGGGAATGGGTCGAGGCGGAGGAATGAAGTTCCCATTTTAA
- a CDS encoding ribonuclease HII, with protein MKSFEPIDWRSFCTDDSDFKIIGVDEVGRGCLAGPVYASAVSFNSDYLSDLVTDSKLLSEKRRTELSIEIQKHHHVGIGFATVEEIDELNILQASLLAMKRAVEALGFAKGHLLIDGNQKIPNMAKAFQQTTVVKGDLRVALISAASIVAKVTRDELMKNLGTTFPQYGFEAHKGYSTAVHKKSIAEHGPCKWHRKSFSGVKEHLSL; from the coding sequence ATGAAATCATTCGAGCCAATTGATTGGCGAAGCTTCTGTACGGACGACTCCGATTTCAAAATCATCGGAGTCGATGAAGTCGGCAGAGGTTGTTTGGCGGGCCCGGTTTACGCGTCCGCCGTTTCTTTTAATTCAGATTATCTTTCTGATTTAGTGACTGATTCGAAACTCTTGTCCGAAAAACGTCGGACAGAACTCTCTATCGAAATTCAAAAGCATCACCATGTCGGTATCGGCTTTGCAACGGTTGAGGAAATTGATGAGCTCAATATTCTTCAAGCTTCGTTGCTGGCGATGAAGCGGGCTGTGGAAGCGCTTGGCTTTGCGAAGGGACATCTCTTGATTGATGGCAATCAAAAGATCCCGAATATGGCGAAAGCGTTTCAGCAAACAACCGTCGTGAAAGGCGATTTGCGTGTGGCGCTGATTTCAGCGGCTTCCATCGTTGCGAAAGTGACGCGGGATGAATTGATGAAGAACTTGGGCACAACATTCCCACAATATGGATTTGAAGCGCACAAAGGCTATTCAACGGCCGTTCACAAAAAATCAATCGCCGAGCACGGTCCCTGCAAATGGCACCGCAAATCCTTCTCAGGCGTTAAAGAGCACCTCTCTTTGTAA
- the rplS gene encoding 50S ribosomal protein L19 — MAKAAKKTTAKKDVKETNLVRRVTQRAANKNINTFKSGDTVNVYVKVKEGEKERVQLYKGIVTKIQGNGVAKSFTVRKISAGVGVERTFPFVSPAIDRVETVAHGQVRRSKLYYLRDLDGKAAKITSEIATKESVAAE; from the coding sequence ATGGCTAAAGCTGCAAAAAAAACCACTGCTAAAAAAGACGTTAAAGAGACGAACCTCGTTCGCCGCGTAACTCAACGTGCTGCTAACAAAAACATCAACACGTTCAAATCTGGCGATACAGTTAACGTGTATGTAAAAGTAAAAGAAGGGGAAAAAGAACGCGTTCAGCTCTACAAAGGCATCGTTACTAAAATTCAAGGTAACGGCGTTGCTAAATCATTCACAGTTCGCAAAATTTCTGCGGGTGTGGGCGTTGAGAGAACTTTCCCGTTCGTTAGCCCTGCTATCGATCGCGTTGAGACTGTTGCTCACGGTCAAGTACGTCGCTCTAAGTTGTACTACCTCCGTGACCTTGACGGTAAAGCGGCTAAGATCACTTCTGAAATTGCAACTAAAGAGTCAGTTGCTGCTGAGTAG
- the trmD gene encoding tRNA (guanosine(37)-N1)-methyltransferase TrmD, whose translation MAFRFQVITVFPEMISAAMSVGVFSQAVKTSLLSLSCINPRDFTTDLHRTVDDRPFGGGDGMIMLPEPLEKSIAAAKAQQPEAKVVYLSPQGKPLTHDKAQELSQGQGLILLCGRYGGIDQRVINKFVDEEISTGDYVISGGELAACVLMDAVSRFVPGVLGHKDSADKDSFAEGLLEHPNFTRPREYQGQGVPEVLVGGNHKKINEWKELVSFLVTLQKRPDLIDKAEDQKQLTAAFRLWNSMSVEERELLGLHKLSEGDFHG comes from the coding sequence ATGGCTTTTCGGTTTCAGGTCATCACAGTCTTTCCCGAAATGATCTCCGCTGCGATGTCAGTGGGGGTTTTCTCGCAAGCAGTGAAGACCTCGTTGCTCTCTCTCTCATGTATCAATCCACGTGATTTTACCACGGACCTTCATCGCACCGTGGACGATCGTCCTTTCGGTGGCGGCGACGGCATGATTATGCTGCCAGAGCCTCTGGAAAAGTCTATTGCTGCCGCCAAAGCTCAGCAGCCTGAAGCGAAGGTCGTCTACTTATCGCCTCAAGGAAAGCCTCTGACACACGATAAGGCTCAAGAGCTTTCACAGGGCCAGGGATTGATCCTTCTCTGTGGCCGCTATGGCGGTATTGATCAACGTGTGATTAATAAATTCGTCGACGAAGAAATCTCAACCGGTGATTATGTCATTTCCGGCGGAGAGCTGGCTGCATGTGTGCTGATGGACGCGGTTTCGCGTTTTGTACCAGGGGTGCTTGGTCACAAAGATTCAGCCGACAAGGACAGCTTTGCTGAAGGTCTTTTAGAACATCCAAATTTCACCCGTCCCCGCGAGTATCAAGGGCAAGGCGTGCCGGAGGTTCTTGTTGGCGGAAATCATAAGAAAATCAATGAGTGGAAAGAGCTGGTTTCCTTTTTGGTGACTTTGCAAAAACGCCCGGATCTGATTGATAAAGCTGAAGATCAAAAGCAGCTCACGGCGGCCTTTCGCCTTTGGAACTCCATGAGTGTGGAAGAGCGCGAGCTATTAGGGCTCCATAAGCTGAGCGAAGGGGATTTCCATGGCTGA
- a CDS encoding YraN family protein, with protein sequence MIQFLRSKNLKILKTRWRTTYAEIDILAESPRGEVWIFEVKSLSHFDFLDVRVSRRQKERLKRAFLFVQSKTRKPVQIALAFVDKTGEVLIIENF encoded by the coding sequence GTGATTCAGTTTCTTCGAAGTAAAAATCTAAAAATTTTGAAAACTCGCTGGCGCACGACCTATGCGGAAATTGATATTCTTGCTGAAAGCCCGCGCGGAGAAGTTTGGATCTTTGAAGTTAAAAGCCTCAGTCATTTTGATTTTCTCGACGTGCGTGTTTCGCGCCGGCAGAAAGAGCGCCTTAAGCGGGCATTCTTGTTTGTCCAAAGTAAAACCAGAAAACCCGTGCAAATCGCGCTGGCATTCGTCGATAAAACCGGTGAAGTTTTAATAATTGAAAACTTCTAG